The segment AGTATCTAAAGTAAACCAAAAATTGGTTCATAAACCGAATCGGTTATTAGTTAGCTAAAGTCGTGTAACTAAGAAgcattcaaaatacattaatacgAAGAgaattaaaagacaaaaaacataaatgtgccatttaattttttaaagctTTTTGGGTCAAAAATACATTGATAGATAAATAGAAACAAATCCAAAGTTCTTTGACCAAATATacagtaaatatttaataatctaGAGTAAACCGAAAATTGAAATTGGTTTATAAACCGAAGCGGTTATTAGATAGCTAAGGTGATGTAATTAAGAATTATTCaagaatatattaatatgaagAGAGTTAAAAGACAAATGTTCCATTTAATGTTTTTCTCATAAACAAATCCAAAGCTCCTCTTTTTGGTCAAACATGCATCAAAGAAAGATAGAAAGAAATCCATTTTTTTGACCAAATAtacatcaaatatttaataatctaAAGTAAACCGAAAATTGGTTTGTAAACCGAAAATTGGTTTATAAACCGAACCGGTTATTATATATCTAATGTGATGTAATTAAGAAGCATTCAAGAAAAAGACAAATGTTCCATTTATTGATTTATCAGAAACAAATCCAAAGAtcctttttttggtcaaacatgCATCAAAGATTGATAGAAAGAAATCCAAAGCTATTTGACCAAATAtacagaaaatatttaattaactaAAGTAAACCGGAAATTGGTTCACCAACCGAACCGTTTATCAGACACCTATATAAGAAAATCCTttcctctcatctctctctagTTTTCGAAATTAACTAACTAACGACCATCAAAGTTTAACCCTTTCACTGATTCCCATGAACCTACCTGTACGTCGAGGCAATGTGTTTGACATGTTCGAGCCCCTCGAGGACCAGATGGACCTACTTGATGACACCCCCCATCACGACTCCTCCtccgatgaagaagaagaagcagactTCGGATTCGCTTTCAACGACAGCAACTTCTCCGATAGGTTGCTTAGGATCGTGATCATGGAAAGAGGATCCTCCTCCCACGCTGGAGGGTGTGGTGGGAGTATCGCTGATTGGGCTCGTCATCgcaagaggagaagagatgATACTATCAAGAATGAACCTGGTaacatttcttctctctctctttttttaagAAGGAAAGGCATTATTAGCTTTAGGTCTGTTATGGAATAATATAGAATGGGTTTAAGGTTTTGTTTTATAGGTTTTAaacttttgtgtgtttttttttcatttaccaTTTCAGACGTTGTGGAGGGTGCTGCTGAGGAGCAGGTTTTGACTGATATGGTTGAAGGCGAGGCTATGATTGAAGAGGCTTCATCAGGTAGTATTTACTAAAGCATCCTCTTTTTTGATCGTCTCGTTGTTGGATCCATAAGAGCTCTTATTGggcttttgaattttttttaaggtGATGAGGATGATGCAACTAGTGCGCCAACCTGGGAGTTGGAGTCCTCCGACCCCCAGGTTGCGAAAAGGGTTAGAGAACTTCATATTAGTTCTCCTATCTTAGCTGCCAAAAGCCCTTTCTTTTACAAGGTAAATGCTtcttttttgatgttttgtgtgtgttttgattgccctttgtgtgtgtgtgtgtctcacttttgtttcttttctgaAACTGTTTTATTAGTTGTTCTCTAATGGAATGATGGAATCTGTGCAAAGGGAGGCCACTCTTGTAATTAATGCATCAGGTAAACCATTTCAACAGAAGCTATTAGCTTAGTATTCATTTCAACATTTCTGAATGTGACTAGGCTCAGATGGATTACATTTGTTGATTTGTTGTGTATTAGTTCGACATAATATAGATGGATTTGATTTATATTACATACCTTACTTTGTGTATATGACAGAGGAAACTGCTTTGATGGAGCTTTTGAACTTTATGTATACCAATGCGGTGTCTGTCACCACACCACCTGCATTGTTGGATGTGCTAATGACTGCTGATAAGTTCCAAGTTGCCTCTTGCATGAGGCACTGCTCTAGACTTCTCCGCAAAATGCATATGACTCCCGAGTATGCCCTGCTTTACCTCGACCTTCCCTCTACTGTTCTGATGGCTGCATCTGTTCAGCCTTTAACCGATGCTGCAAAACTCTTCCTTGCTTCTCACTACAAGGATATTACCAAGTAAGACTGACGATATATAACTGTTTGTAGTGGGGTGAGTCGGTTCTCACCGTTGGTTGGTTGCCATCTTTTTTTACAGGTTTCAAGAGGAGTTGATGTCTCTGCCCTTGGCGGGAATCGAGGCGGTTATATCAAGCGACGAACTCCAAGTTACATCAGAGGATGCAGTTTACGATCTAGTCTTGAAATGGGCAAGAGCGAAGTACCCTTCGTTGGAGGAGCGAAGAGAGATTCTCGGGGCACGCCTCGCACCTTCCATCCGCTTCCCTTTCATGACATGCCGTAAGCTGAAGAAGGTACTGGCATGCATCGACTTCGAGCACGAGGTAGTATCAAAGCTCGTTCACGAAGCGCTTTTCTTCAAGGCGGAAGCCCCGTACATGCAACGCAGCTTAGCCGCGGAAGAATCAGCCTCAGTGCACCGCCGCCTCGTAGAGAGGGCTTACAAATACAGACCGGTCAAAGTACTCCAGTTCCAGATCCCTGAGACGCAGTGCGTGGTCTACCTA is part of the Raphanus sativus cultivar WK10039 chromosome 5, ASM80110v3, whole genome shotgun sequence genome and harbors:
- the LOC108858678 gene encoding BTB/POZ domain-containing protein POB1-like, with product MNLPVRRGNVFDMFEPLEDQMDLLDDTPHHDSSSDEEEEADFGFAFNDSNFSDRLLRIVIMERGSSSHAGGCGGSIADWARHRKRRRDDTIKNEPDVVEGAAEEQVLTDMVEGEAMIEEASSGDEDDATSAPTWELESSDPQVAKRVRELHISSPILAAKSPFFYKLFSNGMMESVQREATLVINASEETALMELLNFMYTNAVSVTTPPALLDVLMTADKFQVASCMRHCSRLLRKMHMTPEYALLYLDLPSTVLMAASVQPLTDAAKLFLASHYKDITKFQEELMSLPLAGIEAVISSDELQVTSEDAVYDLVLKWARAKYPSLEERREILGARLAPSIRFPFMTCRKLKKVLACIDFEHEVVSKLVHEALFFKAEAPYMQRSLAAEESASVHRRLVERAYKYRPVKVLQFQIPETQCVVYLDLKRGDCRGMFPSGRVYSQAFHFAGRGFFLSAHCNLDQQSSFHCLGLFLGMQEKGTVSFGVDYEFSAMSKPSELFISKSKGNYTFTGGKAVGYRNLFGISWSSFVAEDSPYFIDGVLRLKVELTIRSSTDHHH